A genomic window from Populus nigra chromosome 7, ddPopNigr1.1, whole genome shotgun sequence includes:
- the LOC133700015 gene encoding polypyrimidine tract-binding protein homolog 1-like isoform X1, translated as MSTSGQPQFRYTQTPSKVLHLRNLPWECTEEELIELCKPFGRIVNTKCNVGANRNQAFVEFVDQNQAIQMVSYYASSSDPAQVRGKTVYIQYSNRHEIVNNKSPGDNPGNVLLVTIEGVEAGDVSIDVIHLVFSAFGYVHKIATFEKAAGFQALIQFTDSETASSARNALDGRSIPRYLLPEHVGSCHLRISYSAHTDLNIKFQSHRSRDYTNPYLPVNPTAIEGPVQPTVGADGKKKEPESNVLLASIENMQYAVTIDVLHTVFSAFGTVQKIAIFEKNGGTQALIQYPDVAIAAVAKETLEGHCIYDGGYCKLHLSYSRHTDLNVKAYSDKSRDYTIPDASLIAAQAPGLHTAPTMWQNPQAGSMYTGNNYATTAAVPVQVPPGQVPAWDPTMQASGQGYASVPGTYPGQTYPTPPVSAYATAAIHAGPSPRSHSSPISHSVASMAMSHPGMQSNLRPSGASPPGQPPYYG; from the exons ATGTCAACTTCGGGACAGCCACAATTCCGATACACACAAACACCATCAAAGGTTTTGCATCTGCGAAACCTTCCATGGGAGTGCACAGAAGAAGAGCTAATCGAACTCTGTAAACCTTTCGGAAGGATCGTAAATACTAAGTGCAATGTGGGCGCCAATCGGAATCAAGCCTTTGTCGAATTC GTAGACCAAAATCAGGCAATACAAATGGTATCGTATTATGCGTCGTCGTCGGACCCAGCGCAGGTTCGGGGTAAAACGGTGTATATTCAATATTCGAATAGGCATGAAATTGTGAACAATAAGAGTCCAGGTGATAATCCTGGAAATGTATTGTTGGTTACCATCGAGGGTGTTGAAGCTGGTGATGTCAGCATCGATGTCATTCACTTG GTGTTTTCTGCTTTTGGCTACGTGCACAAAATTGCTACTTTCGAAAAGGCTGCTGGTTTCCAG GCATTAATTCAATTCACTGATTCTGAAACTGCATCTTCAGCAAGAAATGCCTTGGATGGGAGAAGCATACCCAG GTACTTGCTTCCAGAGCATGTTGGTTCCTGCCACTTACGCATTTCGTATTCTGCGCATACCGATCTCAATATCAAGTTCCAGTCCCATAGGAGCAG AGACTATACAAATCCATATCTCCCTGTGAATCCTACTGCAATCGAGGGACCTGTTCAG CCTACTGTTGGCGCTgatggaaagaagaaagaacCTGAGAGCAATGTGCTTCTTGCATCAATTGAGAATATGCAGTATGCCGTCACCATCGATGTTCTTCACACT GTATTCTCTGCATTTGGTACTGTCCAGAAGATTGCTATATTCGAGAAAAATGGTGGAACACAGGCGCTAATTCAGTACCCAG ATGTTGCGATTGCAGCAGTAGCCAAAGAAACTCTGGAGGGACACTGCATTTATGATGGTGGCTATTGTAAGCTTCATCTATCATACTCTCGTCATACTGATCTCAATGTAAAG GCCTATAGTGATAAAAGTAGAGATTACACCATCCCAGATGCAAGTTTGATTGCAGCACAAGCTCCTGGCCTTCACACTGCTCCTACAATGTGGCAGAATCCTCAGGCTGGCTCAATGTACACTGGGAATAACTATGCTACCACTGCTGCTGTTCCAGTTCAAGTTCCTCCTGGGCAAGTGCCAGCTTGGGATCCAACCATGCAGGCAAGTGGACAAGGCTATGCATCAGTTCCTGGCACTTATCCTGGTCAAACATATCCAACACCTCCAGTGTCTGCTTATGCTACTGCTGCAATACATGCAGGCCCCTCTCCCCGTTCACATAGCAGCCCAATTTCTCATAGTGTGGCTTCTATGGCAATGAGCCACCCAGGGATGCAGTCAAACTTGCGACCTAGTGGTGCTTCACCTCCTGGTCAGCCTCCATATTATGGTTGA
- the LOC133700015 gene encoding polypyrimidine tract-binding protein homolog 1-like isoform X2: MSTSGQPQFRYTQTPSKVLHLRNLPWECTEEELIELCKPFGRIVNTKCNVGANRNQAFVEFVDQNQAIQMVSYYASSSDPAQVRGKTVYIQYSNRHEIVNNKSPGDNPGNVLLVTIEGVEAGDVSIDVIHLVFSAFGYVHKIATFEKAAGFQALIQFTDSETASSARNALDGRSIPRYLLPEHVGSCHLRISYSAHTDLNIKFQSHRSRDYTNPYLPVNPTAIEGPVQPTVGADGKKKEPESNVLLASIENMQYAVTIDVLHTVFSAFGTVQKIAIFEKNGGTQALIQYPDVAIAAVAKETLEGHCIYDGGYCL; the protein is encoded by the exons ATGTCAACTTCGGGACAGCCACAATTCCGATACACACAAACACCATCAAAGGTTTTGCATCTGCGAAACCTTCCATGGGAGTGCACAGAAGAAGAGCTAATCGAACTCTGTAAACCTTTCGGAAGGATCGTAAATACTAAGTGCAATGTGGGCGCCAATCGGAATCAAGCCTTTGTCGAATTC GTAGACCAAAATCAGGCAATACAAATGGTATCGTATTATGCGTCGTCGTCGGACCCAGCGCAGGTTCGGGGTAAAACGGTGTATATTCAATATTCGAATAGGCATGAAATTGTGAACAATAAGAGTCCAGGTGATAATCCTGGAAATGTATTGTTGGTTACCATCGAGGGTGTTGAAGCTGGTGATGTCAGCATCGATGTCATTCACTTG GTGTTTTCTGCTTTTGGCTACGTGCACAAAATTGCTACTTTCGAAAAGGCTGCTGGTTTCCAG GCATTAATTCAATTCACTGATTCTGAAACTGCATCTTCAGCAAGAAATGCCTTGGATGGGAGAAGCATACCCAG GTACTTGCTTCCAGAGCATGTTGGTTCCTGCCACTTACGCATTTCGTATTCTGCGCATACCGATCTCAATATCAAGTTCCAGTCCCATAGGAGCAG AGACTATACAAATCCATATCTCCCTGTGAATCCTACTGCAATCGAGGGACCTGTTCAG CCTACTGTTGGCGCTgatggaaagaagaaagaacCTGAGAGCAATGTGCTTCTTGCATCAATTGAGAATATGCAGTATGCCGTCACCATCGATGTTCTTCACACT GTATTCTCTGCATTTGGTACTGTCCAGAAGATTGCTATATTCGAGAAAAATGGTGGAACACAGGCGCTAATTCAGTACCCAG ATGTTGCGATTGCAGCAGTAGCCAAAGAAACTCTGGAGGGACACTGCATTTATGATGGTGGCTATT GCCTATAG